ACCCTCTGAGCTGGAGTTTCGACTTGGAGACACCACCCACTGGTGGTGGCCGGGAAGGAAAGCGTAAGGGGGGGAGGGTACAGCTCAGAGGCGCCTGGGGACACCCCGGACTCCGAGCCCTCCCGCTCCCGGGACCCTCAGCTGTCGGGCGGGGGATGGAGCCGAGACGTCCGGCCGGGTCAGGCCGCCGGGGCGCGCTAATCCGGCCACGGGCTATTTTTGCGGCGCGCCGGGTTAGGAATCCGGGGCTGGGCCGCCTCCTCGGGCGGCTCGGGAAACTCCGGGAAGGAAAGTCCGGCCGCCTCGGGCGGAGAGTCGCCCGAAGCCGGGACGCAGCCAGACTCCGGCCGCTCCGAGCGGCTTCGGCCGTGGAGGGGTGGGGACGAGCCCCGCGCGCGGCGGACGCAGCCCCGGAACCCACCcggcccgcgccccgcgccccccaCCCCGCGCGCTCACTCACCGCCGCCGCCGGCACCGGGGCCTCGGGGGTCCTGAGGGCTTCGGGGAGGGGCTGCCGCCGCCGGCCCGAGGGCACCCGCGCCGagtccccgcccgcccgcccgggaATGCCATGGAGCGAGGGGCGTGCGCGCCGGGGGCGGGCCCGGCCGGAGGGGGCGGCCGCGCTGACTCAAGGCTCAGGAATGCGCGCGGCCCGCCCGGCCCAAGTCACCTCCTCCGGGAGGGCGGCGGGGACACCTGCGGCTGGGGGTCGAAAGCGCCTTGGTCGGGGAGGGAGGACCTGGTGGCCCAGCTGGACCGAACCTGATGGTCAGCCTCAGCCACTCCCGAACTCCGAGTGAGTCCTGACCTTTTTCTGCCTTGACTTGTGCTTGAAAAGTGGGCGGGGGGCGCTGtggcggagggggaggggtgaggcgGCCCTGGATCTACCGTAAACCGAACCGCCAGCCTCCTCCGAAGGCCGCGCTGCCCAGTCTCTCACCCTAAGCCGCACGGCAGCCTCACTCGCACACACATGCCCCTGCGTTCATGCACTTACACACACGCTCTGTACCCACTCACACTCATGCTCGCCCACGTGTTCCTTTACCCACACCTGTTTACACAGACTCAAATACACACACCTCCGCATACACACACTGTAACACTTCCATGCTCACTCTCACCCATttacacacgtgcacacaaccACTGATGCACACTCAGTCGCACTCGCACCAAAAGCAGGATCAGAGCAGTGACCTCCTCCCGGGGCCCCTGTGCTCCCCACCCGCTGAAGCCCTGCTCCCCCAACAGGCACTCCCAGGCCAGGCTGGAACCCCTGGAGCAGAGGCGCAGAGGCGGCAGCACCATTTCCGGCGACCACTCTGTGCTCCTCCCTCTTTCAGGGCTCACCCACCAGCCCTGTGGGTCCATCCCTGCACTGCCTGAGTCGAACACAAAATGGCCCATCTGCTCTAGGCTGAGGCTGCTGGCGGGAGTTTTCCAgcattcctctccctctctcctgacATTGCAGGAGTCAGTGGGGCACAATCACCAGAGAAAGACccgggaatgggggagggggtgccaATAGCAGGGCAGGGCTGACCAGGAGCTGTGAGTGGTGGAGGGGCACAGACTTCCCCCGCAGGGAGCAGAACTGGGACCATGGGTGTCTTAAGGACACTTCCGCTGGGAGCCAGAATACTGAGGCACATGAGGCCCAGCCCCTCCAGCTTTGGAGGGCCCACAAGTGTGTCTTCACAGGCCCTTTGCTGGTCTGGGACCAGGAGGGAGTGGTCCTCTCTGAACAGAGGTGCTGCCACGGTCAGGTCAGCAAGCTATGCCCAGGGTACGACCGCAGACAAAGCCCTGGTCCTTGGCTACACAGAAAGTAGACAACTTGAGGTGGCAGCCAACTCACAGTTGGCCTTGGAGCCTGGGAAAGGGACAGAATCCTCCGACTGTCTCCTCGTCCACACCACAGGACAGAGTGGTGCCTGCACACTCTGGGTCATTTACGAACTCAGGTGTATCAACACAATTCCTAGGTAGAGGGAGACAATGGAAGCTTTGGAGGGGCTACAAGAGGACTCCTTCACTGGGGGCTGGGGTGGTGACTACAAGGGCCTTGGGGACACGAGGCAAGAAGAAGGCTGAAGGCTGCCCAGTGCCGATGCTCAGGGCTCCGGCTGCCTGCACTGCCACCCCTCCCATGCCAGGCTCTCACCCacagaaaggacagtctctccaTGCCTGGCATCCTCGACCCCCCCCCAGGAATAAGCATGCCCCGTCCACCTGGACGCTCAGCCTGGGCCGGCAGGGCCAGCGGCAGTGGTGTCATCTCTGGAGTCCAGGGCCTGGGCTCACCTCCAAAGCTTGCCATGGCCAGGCATCCAGTGCTGCCAGGTCTCGTGCAGTGGGTGCTGCGGGGTACCCAGGCCCCCTCATTGACCCAGACACTCATTCCCAGCTGCCAGGAGCACAGCCATAGCTGGCTCACAGCTGAGAAAGGTGCCCATCCCCCGGTCCCCCCACCTCAACCCCCGCCCCACCAGGAGTCACCTTCAGTGAATGAGAGCTGCATTGCCCCAAGTAACACCCCCTCCCCAGAGAGGGTGGTCTATGTGTCCAGTCACAGCTATGTGGCTTCCCCCTGGTTCATTCGTTCGGGTTACCTCCAAAAGACCCTCTCAGCTCCAGTGGGACCCCCAGCAGCCTCTGTTGCAAACCCTTGCCCCTCACAGGTGTGGCTCCCAAGTACACCCTGGCAGGCAAACCCAGGAATCCCCAGGTTCTCAGCCCACCGAGCCTCCTGAGCGAGGACCCGGGTATCAGAAGGACAGTATGAGCAGAGGCCTGGACCCAGTCCACAGggacacgtgtgtgcacacacatgtgctgTGCCTCACACCTGGCCCACtgccctgtgttctggtggaggaGGCCCTGACATGGAAACCCAGCTCCCTgtccctctttttccttttcccaggCCCTGGAAATAGAAATCAGCTGCAATTGCCCAGTATGTGCACAGGTGACTGGGGATGGGCAAGTGTCTGGAGCACCCCCTGACTACACTTCACTCTAGGACCTGAGGGGGTGGCAGTCCTGACCACTGAGAGGAATCCCCACCAGCCACTCTGGAATCAGCTCAGCAAGCCAGCCTGAGCTTTGGGGGGCCTGAATGGGCCCGGGACCAGCCCCTGGCTATTTGGGGAAGAAGCAGAAGTGGGCCAGACCAGCCAGGGCCTGAAGTCACTGTCTATTTGAGGCAGCTGCCCCTCCCCACGTCTTGGGGCCTGGCAAGGGGGCCCTTAAGTACCTGGCCTCAGGGCCCGGCAGCACTGGCAGCACAGCCCCGGGAAGGGAAGATGCAGCCCACAGCTGCTCGCTCTGCCCAAGGAGCCTCCGAGCCCCCAGGACCCATCAGCTGCGCAGGGCCCCAGAGGCCGCCCTGCTGAGATGGCACCCCCCAGAAGGTGCTGCCCCTTTCACGGTGTTAGCTGCCCCTACATAGAGAGAAGAACAGTGAACAGTGTGCTGGGTAGGAACAGTGCTGGCCTCTGTGGCTGCTGGCGCCGCCGTCCTTTCTCTCAAGGCTCCAGGGTCTGACGGCTCCTCCGGGGGCCATGGCTGGCCTGGCAGGGCACAGAGCAACTCACCCCAGTACTGGCCCCTTTCAAAGCATTGAGGGTGTCCTCACCTTCATCCTCCACTGACATCCTCCAAAGAGCCTCTCCCAGCCCAGAAGCAGGGCACTCTGGGGATGAGAAGAGAAggccccaggcccctcctcccACCGAGACCACCTTCTTACCCCCAGCCTGCCTGCCCTGTAGGCCACAGTGGGAATGCTCAGCCCACCACTTCCAGCCTGTGGTGGAGCCTCAGACCACAAACCAggaagtgggggggtggggggaaggggggcagaGGTTGTGCAAGGCCCTGCACTCAGGCTGGAACATCTGGAGAAGGGGTTGCTGGCTCCagccctgcctcctcctcctgggcTGTCCTCCaagcctctctttcctcatcttcaaGTTGGGAAAAAGATGCCCCTCTGGGAATGCGTGGACTCCCCATGATTTCTACAAGGACCATGCACTATTTgtgaaatcaaaatgaaaatgaatacaaaaccgcacccaccctgcccctgcccccaccagggGGACTGGCCCAACtgtagcctcagtttccctcccagagcagggagagggggaagggaggagggaagggaggctgggcacacaggaaggcaggaggggGAGTCATTGTTCAGGCAGAATGGCTGCAGTGggtaaggaggaaagaaaggggtgAGAGTCACATCCAGGCCCGCCTCACAAGCACTCATTGACGACACACTGCCCACCCCCGGAAGGAAGCGGCACAAAGTGCCACAGACAGCTGGGTGGCTTCCAGCAGGCGGCTGAAAGGCTGCTGCTCCTCCCTCCGCAGGAAGTCCTGGTTGGGGCCCTGGGGGGAGCGGGGAGTacagctgggcctgggcctgggctggaGTTGAGCTCCTGGGCTGGTccacggaggaggaggaggagttggaGACCAGGATTCTCCCAGCTGGACTTGccctgagaccaggtgccacactCGCTCATCCCAGGGTCCCAGTCACGTGGCCCGTCCAGCACCTCcccccgcacacacacaccatcctTTGCCCAACTGTTCTCCAAGGCCCCACGGGTACCCCTCACAGGGCCAGGGTGACACAAGTCAGACAGCTCAGGACATGGTCCAGGGCAGGGGCGTTCCCCCTGCTGCCCCAAAGGGCAGTGGCATACCTCACACTGCCCCCAGCCACTGCCCTGCAGGAGGGGTGTTCGCGGGTCCCCACAGCCCTCCTGCTGGCCTCAGCCTCTTCAGGAGGCTAGCCATGCTCCAGCAGGCCCACCCCCGGACTTGGGCGGGCTCCTCTCAGCATCCTTCGGTGGTGGGAAGGGTGGGGGCCCCACTGCAGACACAGAATCCCAGGACCCATCCatattgtgatggcagtggtggtGCTTCCAGAAAGGCCTGGGTCCAATTCCAGGACAAAGTCTTCCTGGCCCACTCCCCCGCCCTATCTGTCCCCTCCACCCAAATGCTCGGCAGGTATGGAGCAAGTAATGCCCCTCCGCAGTCCCAGGGACCAGGGGCTCCGACACCACCTCCCTCACGCACACTCCACGCGCACCCCACCGAACCGTCTGGTGCACCCCCAAACCACTACACCCCCAACCAGAGCCCCTCTAGGGCTCAGTCAAGGTTCACAGGGACCAAGCCTCTTTCTTGGTGGTCTGACCACCAGCTGGAGGTCACCAGGTGGAGTGAGCGCTGCGGCTGCGGCGGGACCAGGATGCAAGTGGGGCGGGGGGCATGTCACTGGGAGGGGCGCGGGGCGGAGGGCTCCCCTCCACCCCAGTTGCCTGCTCCCCCTCCTCACACCACAACTGCCCCAGCAGCCCCGGGCCTTTGTCCCGGATGGGAAGTAGGGCGCCGGGCAGAGGCGATGGCGGGGAACTCCGGTCGCTagcccggcccctcccccggGGCGGATCCGCGCCtgcgcccgccccctccccccgccgggCTTCCGTCCTTCTCAGCGCAGGCGCCGGCTCCAGCCCCGGGCCGGGCGGCGCTTCCGGGTGGGTGAGGGGGTGTGCTCCGCGCTGGGCTGGGCTCCGAGCAGGCAGGTACCAGCTTCGAGAGCCCTGACGGAACCGCCGGCTGCCCGCGCGCCGCGGGGCCCAGGTGAGTGCGCGCCCAGGTGAACGTGCTCCTCGCCGGGCGCACGGCCTTAGGACTGGCTCGGGGGCGGACCCCCCCGGAGTCGCACCGCCACCGCAGTGAGCCCTGAGTGGGAGCCAGTAATGTGCGCACGGGCCGCCCCTCGGCGTCTGCAGTTCCCAGACGAGCGCCTGACGGCGGGGTTGGGCCGGCTTGGCTGCTCCACTTGCCAAAAACAAAGCCGAGGCCCGGCCCGAGGTCGCCAGTGAGGTCTGGGAGGAGCGGCCGCCACCGGTTTCCTGGTTACGTGCTGGGCGCTCGGCCTGGCTCAGACGCCCCCTGCCCCGAGCCCGCCTGCCGCAGAAATGACCATAGGGTTGGCTCGAGGGGCCACTTCCCCACACTCCTCCCTTCAGTGTCTGTCCCAGACGGATAAATGCTCTCCCTTTATTTACTAACTCATTGTTTGCCCAGGTTTTGATGGAGGGCTGGCGGGTCCCTTGGGTGCCCCCATCTAGGCTGCTGTTTTCTGCCCTCCACTGGCTGGGCCCAGCCTGGGAAGAGACCCTTGTCCCCAGGTTTTGCGTTTCTTCCCTAACATTGGGGAGCGCTCGCTGTACCCAGACAAGTGCTTACCCGgcttctcattttattctcagaaCCATCTTGTGTGACAATGTTGGTTCCCTTTCTGCAGatgaaacagaggcacagacacCTTAGGTCACTTTCTGGGGCAGCGGTCACTCTTGGGTGCAACGGCAGGGTCACCCCACTCTTCAGCCTGAGGCAGGTTCAAATCCTAGGTCTGCAGAGGGGGAGCcaaggcctctctgagcctcagtcccaGGGCATCTGCATGAGTCCCCCCTACCGCGCAGGGTGGGTCAGGGCAGAGACCCAGTGCCACCCCAGAGCCTCGGGGCAGGCCGGGGGCCAAATTTGGGCGGAGAACAGGGGCCGCAGCGTCCTGGAGTCAGCCTGTGGTGGGTGTTGGCAGATGCGCCTGGCTGCAGACAGGGTCATATCAACATCCATTCTCAGCAGGGTGGCGGCTCCGGCTCCGGACAGCACAGCATAGAATGTCAGCACTTACGTTAAAAACAATGGGTCTGTCACATGCCAGGGAGGTACGGGAATCAGCCCCTGAGGAGGGTGTTTCCAGGCCTCAGTGCTCCCCTGCTGCTCCTTTCCTTGGAGAGCAGCTGGTCCCAGAACGGCCAAGCGCACGTGGTCAGGTTTCCCAGGCCCTGTGGCAGCAGGTGGGAGGCAGACAGTGCGCCGGTCTCGGCAGATCATCCTCATTCCTCGCACCTCACTTTTGCCTCACTTTTCCTTATTCTGACATCCTGGGTCATGAGACAGAGGATAGCTGGGGACTCACTGGGGGTCACACCCTGAGCGCTTGGGATGGGGCCAAGTAGACGATCTGCCTGGTGCTCACCCATGTGCATGTGTCAGGCCTTCTGGGCCATTCTAGGAGGGGTCTGGCACAGTGGGAGCCCTGCCAGCATTGGGGAGGGGTGTGGATGACACAGTGACCCACAATCCGTTCCTCGACCAGGCCCCACTGAGGTCACAGGTGTTTTAAAATTCCTGGTTAGGGGTAGGTGCAAAGGGCAGGGTTCCAGAAAGAAGCTCAGAAGTTCCTTTGGAGACCACGTGATGAGTGGCAATCAGAGGGTAGTAGCCCTCCTGTCCCAGGCTTGGGTGCCActgtcccctccccaggccctgcagccCTTTGCCACTCCTGCTTGTGGATGGCACGTGCAGCAGAGTGGCTACCTTGTCACTGCCGCCACCAGCCTGCCTTCACGTGCCGTCATTTCCCAAGTCCTCCTGGGTCCCAGCGCAGGGCTGAGCATGCCAGGTATGGCTCAGGTATGGCACGCTGTTTGCACAGGCTGGTTGCCCCTTTTTTGCACATGAGGAGACAGGCAGGCAGTTGAATGAGTCCTTGAGCTCCTGACTTCACTGCACAACCATCTATCCTCTCCTTTTCAGACCCTTTATCTTGTCCTTTCCCATTTCAGCTTTCGTGAAGAATGGGGCAAAAAAAGCAGCGACTGTTGGAGGCCAAGCGGCATCAGAGCCCGCCAGGTGCGACCCGGACAGCTTCCCCCAAGGAGCCCCGCTTGGGGCCACCCATGACCCTCGGCCCCCAGCGCAGCATCTATTTCTCAAGCCTAAAGGGCCGCCCTGCTCGCCTGGGATCAGAGTTTTTCGACCAGCCCGCAGTCCCCCTGGCACGGGCATTTCTGGGACAGGTAATGGAAATGTAGCGGCGTGGTCTCTGCTGAAGGGTCATCACCGTGCAGTGTCTGTGGGCCCAGCCCTCTCCCCGCTGGGCTCACGTCCCTGACTTGGCCCTGCGTGGCCTCATGCAGGCAGCCGCTTTGCCCACATTTGCTCCTGGGTAGCTTTACCTCAGTCATCTGGGGCAGCGTCTGGGTCCGGGGTCAGCTGGGAAGAATGCCGAGGTTGTTAGGGGTGCCTGCCTGCTCTGGGCAGTGAGGACGGGGCAGCTACAACATTAGCCTTCCCCCTGGGGCTGTGGGAGCATTACCCCTGGTCCACCTGGGATTGCCCTCAGGGCAGGTTTCTTACAAGGACCACGGTCAGTGCTGGCCCCTCTGTCTGTGAGGGGCTGCTTTTGCCTGCCCCGTCCCCTGACACAGTCAGTGCCCCTGCTGGAGCTTGTCTATGTGTGTAGCAGCTTTAGACACATGGCAGCTGAGGCCATGGGTACTACGGGCTGCCCAGCATCAGGATTGTCTAGGTGAAGGAcagcctccttctccccacaGTGGCTCACAGCGCCAGAGCTGGCTTCCCAGCAGCCCCTGCAGCTCCAAGTCCTGGGGTGGGAAACAGGACCGCCCAGGGCCCTCGGGGGTGGAGCCCGTCACCATGCGGTGTGTACATGGCGTGTGCTGCAGCAGCAGAGTTTTGGCCACATCCGTCTGGAGTACCATCTGGCTAGGCCTGGCTTTCTGGTCTTCCTGGAGGTTCCATGGCTACCCTGGGTCCTTTAGTGAGCCTACTTTTAGGTTAAAGTGGCCAAGGAGAGTCAGTTTCTGTGGCTAATACAAAATTGGTGCCAGGAACAGATCCTAAAATGTGAGCTAGTGGAGTGTGACCTAAAGTGTGACCTCATCGAGAAGGGACCAGAGTCTGTTCCCATGAGGATGCTTTCAGCTGCAAGGGCCAGAAGGTCCTTGTAAAAGCACCTTAAGTCAGGAGAGGTTATGATCTCACGTAAAAGGGCACATGGGGCAGGTGGGCCCAGCATCAGGTCGAGGGCCTAAGGGCCTCAGTGTGTCACCGTCTCCCCCTAGGCTCCCCTAGGCTCGCATCACTCCTGTTTGAGCCCGAGGGTAGACAGGGCGATGACCAGCAGAGAAGGGAGGGTCTCACCCTGTATGTGCCTTTGGTTAGGGAGGAGAGCCTTTTTCATTACCTCCCAGTGGATGTCCTCACAGACCTCTTGACCAGACTTGGGTCATGCACTCATCCTTAAGCAGGTCACTGCAAGGAGCAATGAGTTGCCATGACAACCCAGACCACTCTTGTGTCACCCTCTCGGCTGAGAAGGGTCTTGCCTCTCTCgggaccctccaccagcaaggaGGAGATGCTTAtgatgggggtgaggggcagcCACCATCTGCTATCTGGAAATGATATCAGTGAAATTCAGGACAGGAAAGAAGACAGTGAGGAAAGGGCTGTGGGAGGCTCCTCCCCAGGCCCCATGGAGGTGTCAGGCTGACAGGGAATGCTCCCTCTCATCCcctgggaagatgggagggaggcctCACCTGAGGTGCTCTGGCCAAGCCCACCTGTGCACACATACGGGGATTTATGGGCTTTGTCTCCAGGAAGGCCTCCTCTAACCCTTACCCCCGAGTCCAGCCTCCAGcacacccctccctgcccccacgaCACTGACCCTGGCCGCAGACACATTGAGCTCCGTGGGCTAAGGCATGGTGGCCTGGCCATCCAACTGGCCTAAGGCTCTGGCCTAAGGACAAGGCAGGTGCTAGGGACAGCCCTGGTGAGGTGGCTGGCCCTGGAAACTCCACAGTGAACCCTGGTTGAGTCAGACCTGGGGCTCCGGACACGGGCATGACTGCTGGCCATTCCTGGGGCCGTACCATGGTGACGCGTGGCGAAGGGCAGAGGGGCTCCAGGCGGGGGAGGACTCAGCTCCTGGGGTACTCAGCGCTCCGCAGGCCCTGCCTGGCTCTCCTGTGGCCTACTCTGTTCTCCTAGGTGCTCTGCTGGCCTGAGAGCACCCACCCGTCTGGGGACAGCCCCTGACAACTGCCCCCTGCCCTGTCCTCGGCTGGCCCCTCTGTCCCCTCCTGGACCCACCCTGCCCAGGGTGCTGTCCGAGGCAACCGTCGCCAGGCTCgccttcctggcctgctgcctgcGCTGACCCACTCCTTGTGGAGCTCGTTAcccccaggccaggcctggggcACTGCGGGGCAGCTGGTCCTGCTGCTTTCAGAGTTGGCTGGGTGGGGGCTGAGTGTGATGGTCCTTTGCAGTTAGTCCAGGGGGAGGGGGCTCCACAGGCCCTGGAATCCCAGGCGGGGCCCTGTGCCCTTCACACTGCTCGGCCCCAGGCTAAGCTTTAAGTCCAAGGGAACCCTGCTGAGAGGAAGTGCAAGAATTCACTAGTGCtggtgcccagcccagccctgcccggcCTGAGATGGCTGCACGCTGTGGACAGGGCACTTGGTGAGCAGGGCCTGTGGTCCAGTGGTCCAGCAGGATGGAGGGGATGGTGGGGAAGAGCCGGCTGTACCTGGGTGTCCTATACCTATACACCCTGAGCTGGGAGATGAGTCCAGGCTGTGGACTGTCAGGGTGGAGTGAACCCAGCTCCTTCCTACGCTGAGCAGGTCTTGGTCCGACGGCTGGATGATGGCACAGAGCTCCGTGGCCGCGTCGTGGAGACTGAAGCATACTTGGGGCCAGAGGATGAAGCTGCCCATTCGAGGGGCGGCCGACAGACCCCCCGCAACCGCAGCATGTTCATGAAGCCAGGGACGCTGTATGTGTACCTCATCTATGGCATGTACTTCTGCATGAATGTCTCCAGCCAAGGTGAGTGGTGCTGGGGCTTGGGGAAGCAGGAGGCCTGGGCAGAGCCCCCTCAGCTGGCAGACCCTGGGAGGACCAGGTTGGCTAGGTGATTGAGCAAGGGGTTCCCTTGCTAGGCTAGGCGGGGGTTTCAGGAGCTTTGGCTGCACGGATGGTGGTTAGAGGTGCCAGGGGCCCCACAGAATAGAGGTCACGGGTTGACTTGAACACAGAGCACGTGGGTTCACGAGCCCACCGCTG
This DNA window, taken from Balaenoptera ricei isolate mBalRic1 chromosome 15, mBalRic1.hap2, whole genome shotgun sequence, encodes the following:
- the MPG gene encoding DNA-3-methyladenine glycosylase, whose translation is MGQKKQRLLEAKRHQSPPGATRTASPKEPRLGPPMTLGPQRSIYFSSLKGRPARLGSEFFDQPAVPLARAFLGQVLVRRLDDGTELRGRVVETEAYLGPEDEAAHSRGGRQTPRNRSMFMKPGTLYVYLIYGMYFCMNVSSQGDGACVLLRAVEPLGGLEAMRQLRHTLRKGAAGRALKDLELCNGPSKLCQALAIDKSFDQRDLATDEAVWLERGPLGPSEPAVVAAARVGIGHAGEWALKPLRFYVQGSPWVSVVDRAAERDAQARAKASRDEDF